The following DNA comes from Macaca thibetana thibetana isolate TM-01 chromosome 14, ASM2454274v1, whole genome shotgun sequence.
cattttgcattcctgccaGCAACAGGTGAGATTTCCTATTGCTCTATATCCTTGACAAAAATTGCTACTGttagggtttttttatttttatttttttgattttgaccatttaaaatgtatagttgcgtaatattgttgttttaatttgcaattccctagtGAGATATGATgttaagcatattttcatatgcttatttactACCTGTATATCtttttctgttcagattttttggccaatttttctggccttcttttatttttattatttttttaaattttactttaagttctgggatacacgaaagaatgtgcaggtttgttacataggtatacatgtgccatggtggtttgccgcacccatcaacccatcatctaggttttaagcccaacatgcattaagtatttgtccccttgccccccaccctccgacaggccctggtgtgtgatgttcccctccctgtgtccacgtgttctcattgttcaactcccacttatgagtgagaacatgcagtgtttgattttctgttcctgtgttagtttgctgagaatgatggtttccagcttcatccatgtccctgcgaaggacatggactcattcctttttatggctgcctagtattccatggtgtatatgtgccccattttctttatccagtctatcattggtaagtatttgggttggttccaagtctttgctattgtaaatagcactgcaataaacatgtatccatgtgtctttatagtggaatgatttataatcctttgggtatatacccagtaatgggaatcctgggtcaaatggtatttctggtactaggtccttgaggaatcaccacactgtcttccacaagagatgaactaatttacactcccaccaacagtgtaaaagcgttcctatttctccacatcctctccagcacctgttgtttcctgactttttaatgatcgtcattctaactggcgtgagatggtatctcattgtggttttgatttgcatttctttctctaaTGTCTGCCCTTCTTTTAGAAGCTAAGACTTCTGGTATGATGTTTGATAGAactggtgagagaggacatccttgctCTGTTCTTGATCTTAGGAGGAAAGCGTCCAGTTTTCATTGTTAAGTACAGTGTTAGTTGTGGGTATTTTTATAGTTGCTCTTTATCAAATAGAGGAAGTTCTCCTGTATTTCTACCTGTCTCAgcgtttttatcatgaagggatgttgaatgttTTTAGTGCCTTTTCTGCGTCGTTTGATatgatcatgattttttttctttagtttcatgTTGTGGTGGCTTACATTTGTCAACTTTTaaatgttgaaccaatcttgcatacCATAAAttaatcccacttggtcatggtgcataatttttaatacaattatgtatttaatttgctatttttttgagaattttctcaAGTCGGTCTATACTTTCCAACTCTCTGTTGAAATTTCCTCTCTATCCATTCATAGCTATCTTTTTTTTCAGTCCCTGAGAATATTTATAGTAGCTGTTTTAAATTCCCTGTCTACCAATTCCAACATGTGGATTATTGCAAGGCCTTTTTATATTGAATTTCTGAGGCTTTGTCCACAGTTTTATTTCTATGAGGAAAAATATATGGGCCAGAAAACAGCATGATGCCAGTTTCCAAAACTGGGTAGTACATCCAAAACCCGGAATTTTCCACTGGTAaaattgcaattattttaaaagtttatagatTGAGTGAGAAAGAGAAGTGACGTGATGATAGATGAGAGATAAAcaataagttttaaataaaaacagaatttcaaaattttctttttttcactgaatatattTTAGGATGCTTTCATGTCAATAATTTCACAATGACACTATCATCACTTCCTATGGATGTTTTTCAGCATATGGATGTATCTTGTTTGATTTAagtaattttggttatttctacCTTTTCACTTTCATTACCAACACTGCTGTGAAACTTcttcacgtttttttttttttttaactttgcctCATTCTTTCCCCAAAATTAAGTTTGTAGTAAGAATTTTGGATCCAAATATATGCCAGTTCTTACAAATACTgctattttcttatttgctttcaGAAAACCACTTatattcctatcaacagtgtacaTTTTCATCTTTGGCAATATCATAATcagaagttaaaatttttttgttgacttaacttgcatttccaaaattaaaaataagattggATATTATCATATGCACTAACAATGtatatttcttctgtgaattacTTGTTaacatctttgtttattttttagttggagagttaatcttgttttaatttatatgaacGTGCTATTGGTATACTAAGGAGGTCAACCATTTATCTgccttatttattaaaaatattttttccatgaagtcatttatcttctttttttgatggTTTTGACTCactaagtatttatttttgtatgcagTCAAATCTGTTGATCTTGTCCTGTTTTGTGATTGCTGTCATAGTTAGAAAACCTTGTTTACcattaaattacataaatatttataaatattgctAATATAAGAGTGGACACAGAATGAGAGAGCACTTTGGAATTATACAGATATTGGATCAGATTCCAGCTTTGCCATTAACTAGCTGTaacatattgtatttttcagagaTGGCTGCAACAATAGCTCCCATACCACAAGATCTTCTACAATTTTACTACTCTCTAATCAAAAGATTAGATTTAGAATCTGGCCAGGCTTGTAACTCACTTGTAATCAATAGAACATGGCAGAAGTGATGAAGCATGACTTCCAAGGTTAGGCCCTAAAATGAGACGCAATTCCTATCTTGTCAGCTATACATTTACCTTTAGAGCTTTAAGCTACCATGTAAGAAGTTTGGGACCCCTATGTGGTGAAGGGGCCTGGGCTGCATGCAGAGTCTCCATGTAGGTGTTCTGACAAGAGCCCCAGGTGACATCACAACTTATACTACCATCAACTCCAAAGACATGTGAGTGGAGACACCTCCAAATGATTTCAGTTTCTAGCTCTTTCATCACTTTCAGTCTTGGAGTCTTCCCAGTTAAGGCCTTAGACATCACAGCACACAGACAAACCTACTGTATACTTTCTTAATTCCTGATCCATGGCACTAGTGAACACaataatttgttatgtagcaatagtaACTAGAAAGCTTAATTGTGTGACAtttgacaagttacttaaccagtCTGTTCTTCAAGTTTCTCATTTATTGAACTGTCTTGTAATAATAGCTACTTTATGGGAAGTTAAGGTTACATGAGAtcatatattaaaaatgcttGACGTGTGCCTAGCACATAACTACAAGTTCAAATAATGATAGCCACAACAAAAAGCAAGCTTTTCTTTATTACATTTACATGCGTAATACACGTGAAATTTATTTTGGTTGAATAGGTAAGGTTGTGTGAGTTATTTACCAGTCAATTACAAAGTAACAGATCGTTAGCCAAAGTATCGTCCTTTAAAAAGATATGTGAAGAAACAATTCTctgtataattatgtatatatatgaaagaagaaCATGTGCATATCAGAGGATAAATTCTTGGTGTTTTATCATGTGGGTAAAGAAATTTTCACCTAACTTTTGCTACGTTTGTTTGATCAGGTTAGAAAATGGAACTGGGAAGAATATCCGAAGATAGGGTAAGGCACAGAAAATATTCTCCAAGGTTAGAGAAATGTTATCTAGTCGGTAAGGAAGCCTAAGAAGAAAGATTATCCTGACTCAGGAAGAGTTAGTTTAGACACTACACACACTATTACTTGGAAGTGCCAAAATGTAACTTCGTTTTCTAACCTGAACTCATTTTGTTTTAGAGCTCTGTTCACAGTGAGACAAAACACTTGGTCTTGTCAGCTTAAAACTTAGAGAATAAGGGAATGAAGGGAAGTTAGGGGGGAATTACTAACAAAAACATGGTCTCAGCTGAAGACTAGCTTTAGTTGGATCCCGTGGAAAAGCTCTGGGGTACAAACTGCACCACAGACTTAGTTCTACCTTAATACAAGGGGCCAGCCATTCATTGGCTGAGGCCCATATGCAGGTGGTGAGTTTAGCATCTGGGCAAGGCTGCTTCTATTAATATTTAGTAGAGAGAAATCTCCAAAGAAGTCAGTAACTGTGAGTTGTCATAAGTCAACACATGATGCAACTGGGTGCACTTATCAGCAAAGGGGATTTTGGAAGCCACCAAATTCAAATCCAAATCATCCACTACATAAAGACAAATTCAACGCTATAATGCTGAGAATGCCAAAGTGTGCTCTTGAAACATAAAGATTTCATAATTAAAACTCTCTGCGTGCTCCACAAAACCAAACTTTGGCTTTGTTTAACAttgattcaaaaatatttttaaagtctattttgaaaaccaaagctaaacaatattttcttttctttttctagactGACTTctaccatccccatgattcaatgggGAGAGAGCTCTTACAAAACCAGAGCCCATAACTCAAACTTAAAATATTCATGTTACGTTAGCTTTTCTAGTTTGCTTGTCTACCGTGAAACAGCTGTCTTCATGTATCTTTCATCCTGACTCTTCAAAATCCAAATTGAGAATTCCTCAGAAAGCATTATATTCTCAGACATAGACAAAGATAGGGTATACCAGACTACTCAGATAGAAGGTTGGTTGGTTCATTGTAAGAATTTTATGTGGCATAATATAAGAGAAAGAAGCTCATGGAAGACCAGGACCAAGAACTGCAGTCAGCCTCATAAGGACAGAAACACCAGGGTTAGTGTGTATCCAAGGAAAACGTGCCACGTTGGCCACAGGTGTGCTCCAACATCAATGCTACTTAGTTTCTCTTCCtatctgtttctctctgtgtctgccTGCTTCTCTTTCCACCACTGTTACCCCTATATGCTGCCTTTCTCACACTTTCTGCATACTCATAACTTCCTCTTACACAGGGCACTCTGTTACTTGAATGCTACCTCATGGTATCTATTTACATCCTATTATCTTCAACTACCATGCCACCTGCcacattatcagcattttgttttctcagtCCCATGAGAAGAACCTGACTAGCCATCCTTAAAAAAACACTCTGTTCCCAATCTAATCACCTAGTTCAACCATGTGCCCAAGGCTGCCTGGCCGGCCAGGGCAATTATAATTCAAGCCAATTCTACCCACAGCAAGTTATCTCTCAGATCTTAGTTTTTACCAATTGAAATGCCCCCTGAAATTTTCTCTAATGCCTTATCCctgtctgttcaggttttttttcTGCCCTGAGGTTCCCCCAAGAGCTCTATCAGAGAAAGACTTGGCCCATGCCGCCAACACACTGGGAAGCTGGGGTTAGCCCTCTCCAGAACCCATGGGCAAAAAAAGACAGTGCCAGAAAGTGTCGGGGCTAATCCAAAGAGAATTCCAACTGAGAGAAGAGTGTAAATGAGGATACAGGATACTCACAGAAATCTCAGTACAAATTGGAGATTATTATGGCTCAAGTGTTCACATTTTCATACAGGAGATAACAAATGACTAAGTCTGAGCTTATTCATGGCAGTATCACGTAAGGAGAGCAAAACCCCTCCCACCTGTGAGTGACAGGGATGTGCAAAGGGTGAGTCTAGGGCTCCATCATCACTAGGCTCTGCTGCCCGCACTGCGTCTCCTTATGCCTGCTTGTCTTTTCACTATGAGCTGGCTTTCTCACTCTGTACCATTGCATAGAAGAAGAGAGCAAAATTCAGgttcagggaagagaaaaaaaagggtaGTGGTTGAAAAAGAACCCCAAATCCAGGAGATACACAGAGCTAAACTCCCTCAGGGAGGTTGCAGTAGTTACTATGATTACAACAGATGAGCTCTGCCCTCTTCGAGAACCCCAAGAAGTTGATGTCCTCACAGTTGGTCATACACGACAGTTTTGAATAATGATACAGGCTCTGCCCTGAGGAggtaaaaaagaggaaatatgaTCATAATGACCTCATTTCCTTTCACTGCATTCTTAGGAGTAATCTGTTTTTGTGCCCTCACTAACCTTTCTCTAGGCCCAAATGAGTTCCAAAGCTGAGTCTGTTCATTGCTGACCCAGAGAGTAGATTTTATTCCCTGCCAGGTAAGGGACATCAGCCTCTTTTTCACCCAATATGGTCTTTAGGAAAAGTCTGTCTTTGCCATCCCCTCATGACCACCCCATACTCACCCATcccattcacccactcactctGAGGGCAAAAGAACACCACTGTTTCTcagggatggtggtggtgattttCCAGTCACTCTATACTCCACATTACCTGTAACTGTAAGGACGTAAAAGTTCTCAACTGCACAGGACTGTTTAGGCTTCAGGGAGCAGGATGTCATGACATCATAGCATAACCCGAGAtgatattttttacatttataacaCATTATTTCAGTCGCTGTCAGATACAAAAAGAGGTGCTTAGAGGATGCAGTCTTGAGAACATTCTCTGGGGCTGGGGGCTTCACTACAGGAACTTACTCTTGCCTAGTGGTTCCTAACATTTTTTGGACCATGGACTCCTGGTAATCTTGAGAAAGATAGGGATCATCATGCTGTGGTCCTCCCCATGTACACATTAATACATTTGTACACAttttctccaattaaaaaaatcttgtgAAAGATAACCTGTGCAAACATAAATCAAATACTGTATACGACTTCGGGAGGTCAGGGTTCTCATGAAATTTATCCATGGACCTCCAGTAATGAACCCCTTATCTAGCCTGATGATTTTGCCAAGTAATAGgtaaaagaaagtaaagtggATCTTAGCCTCCTTACTCTAAGAAATGGACAAAACAGGTCTGGCAGGAGGCAAAACCCCTAGGATTCTATAATAAGAATGGATTACAGGGCTCTCTGAAGATGAAGGGAAGGTTCATCTGAAGACCAAGGACTTCAGACAAGCCATGATTGTACCTTCTACACGGTCATGAAGTTCAcctgtgaaaagaagaaaaaccttcCTTGTTATAATCTCACATACATTTGCCACTGCCCCAAGAGCCAATTTTGAAAACTGCCTCTTCCCCCAGCATCTGTCCATCTCTTAACCAACCACCAGCTTCCCCTCTGTCTCCAGGACTTACCCCAATATGGGCAGAGCAGAAAGATTGTGCTCAGCAGAAAGAGAACAAGCATCCTGGAGCTTCTGTCGGGTGCAGCTTCCTCTGGAAGGAGCGAGTTGTTCTTTCGTGATCTGAGCTAGTCATCTAAATTATATAGTCATAAAATTTCAGGGACAGATAGTATGACAATGTTCCCAGAGCCAAACCACCATATCTGATTGGTGCACAGCATTCTAAAGAGGGTACTCACTTTGATTTTGTGCAAATCCtctaatgaaaatgaaattgtaaTGTTCCTGATTCACCAGACCTGCTCCTACTTCAATATTGCAAAGTTTTAAGAAGTATTTTCAACTTctcattttagattcagggggtacctgtgcaggatcGTTACAGTGGTATACGGCtagatgctgaggtttggggtacgaatgatcccatcacctggGTAGTGAACATAGCACCCAACAGTTAGTTATTCAGTCTTGTCCAGTCCCTCCTCACAATGTTGCAGATTTTAGTACATCTGGGAGGTATTCTTTATAGCTTCTTGTGTTTCATCCTCATTGAGCAATTTAACAGCAAGTCTTATCCATTTTACCTACTAACTTCTCACATGGGTTTATTACTCTCTGTCGCCACTGCCATTACCATAATCCAATCTATCATCCTGTCTTGCCTGGACAAAGCAATGGCCTTATTTTTAGCCTCCATGCTTCTCCCCTGCCCCTTCAAAATCATTTCTTCATAAAGCAGTCAGAGAATAAGTCATAGATGCCACACCCCTGCTGAAAACCCTCTGATGACTTTTTATTACCTTTGAAAGAAAATCCAGAGTTTTTATCATAGCCATCAACGGCTTCCTCATTATGAGCAATGGCCTCCTCTCCAATCCCCTTTCTCTCCACTTTTCCCTTGCTCActcaggtctttgctcaaatgtcaccccCTCAGACAGAGCAGCATTTTCTGCTCAATCTCTAGAAAATGACAGCCTTCATTTCCTACCCTTTCCCCTGTTTTATGTTTCATAGCAGTTCTCATTAGCTGATCTTACATTCCTATTGGCTCACTTTTTTACTCCTCCACTAGAACAAAGCAAGGGGTTTCTTTGATTTATCATGGCACACTTGGCATCTAGAGGCTGGGAACAAAGGAAATGCCTAACAAATATTTGTGAGAGGAATCAAAAATGTTCTTCCCATATCCTGCCTTGCATCCCTCCAGTCCATTCTCCACAGAGCATCCAACTTTATTAGACTGGTTTTTTGAACTATAATAAAGATGAGAAATGAGACTTTCTACATTCCAGCAAGGGTTCCAAGATAGTAGGCAGCGAGTGTTTCACATTTCACAGGAAAATGCTATGCTACTTAGGcagatttacaaagaaaatcagtgaaactGTGTTTAATATCCTGGACTTGCTGTCCACCTGGAGGGTATAAATAAACAGTGAAGtgccagaaaataaaatggaaggagTTTCTATAGTCTAGGGTGAGGGTTACTTTTCTATATATGGCTCAAAACATagaaccattaaaaaaatgattacttatatttttaaaaagtcttctacATAAATGGAAAACCAATCATTAATCCATAAGAAAAGCCCAAATAACAaataaaccattaaaaatatttgcaactcgTATCTCAGACTAAGGGCTAATCTCCCTATTATACAGATATTCcagaaagtgatttttaaaggaCTAACAATTCAAAGGGGAGAGAGGCAGTCAATAATAACGTCATAGTTCacagaacaaaaaaaccaaaaatgcttCTTAAACACATGAAATATGGTGAACCTTACTCCTAATTTTAGTCATGTACATTAAAACTAAATTCAGATATTAGTTTTACTTAACAGATTGACAATCAGAATTTGATAACACAACTGTGTTGGCAAGATTGGAGTAAAACCAGCACTGTCATACACTGCTGATAGGTCTGTAACTTCATATATCAGTACAGAATAAAATTAGACAATAGctctcaaaattataaaaaaattgtCATCTTAGCCCAGTAACTGCATAAGAATTTTCTTGCACATTTGGCCTTGTTTCTAGGATTCTTCAGGGAAAAAagtagatagatgaatagatgacAAATACCTTGTAAGTTCCTGTTGATATTTTCAACTGAAATTTAAGACTGCaaagttttaactttatattacAACTGTACCTCTTTTGTTTTACACTGAGAATTCTACTTCTCAAGGACACAGAATTAGAACAGAATTAGAAtgatatatatggtatataagaTGTAAGACAGAATATTACATGTATATGAATTATAATATGGAATATACAGGATAGAATGAAATTAGAATTCAATAGAATTAGAATGTCCTATAATCAATCATTTGCTTTATCCCACATTAAACACCTACAAGCCTCAGCATAACAATACCGTCACTAATGGTGGTTACTAAAATAGTTGTAAAATTTTGTCTATGCTCTTTATTTTCTCAACCACTACCACCTGCATTTTTTTATGGTTATACAATATCTAATTATCCAACTCTATGGTCACTACATACTACACTCTCTGCCTTTTAATCTTTACTTAGTCTTTGTTCTACTAGTAAGTTTATATTTAAACTTGACCATCAGCCCATATGTTGAGGTCTCGCTAGTCATTTTGTCTATCTGAAGTACTTTTTCTTGATTCATTGttcagaaagaaattataaaaataataattctgaaaTTCTGGTATGTCAAAAAACTTTATGTTCTTTACACTTGAAAGTAATTTTCTGTCCCTTATAAGTTGTACGATCTTTTGACTTAAAAgctcaaaggattttttttttttttaagttcactaACTTTACAAGACCATGTGTTTGTTTTGATCACTCTAAGTCAGTATTCTCAGGTACACAGTGTGCTGTTTCAATGGGAAGTTTCTGTTCTTCAGAAAAGTTTTATTatggttattaatttttaatacttgtctgttctttttcttttttttcaagagcTTCTATCATTTGTATAgtgaatcttttttattttaaaaaactcactttttatgtctttaaatttcattattcatttattttagattttaaatttttcttctttttcactttctctttctcttaatttaatatttcattatttgctcTCATGCTTCTTATATTTTGTATGGGAGAGCAGTGCACCATGGGCCCAGAGCATCACTGCACGTTCTTGCTGGGGATGCCAAAAATGTGAGGCTCTGGCTGCTTTTCACCCAGGCCATATCTCAGGGTTATGTTTGCAGTGAGGAACCTTGAAGAATGCGGTAACAAAGAGTAGGGTTGATTCCACTTAGTATACAACTGGTAGATTCCTCTAGTACAGTGTTCCTAAGCTTCACCACAAACCCACAGTGTGACAGCATTGACCTGGGCCTCATATATTTCCCAGCATGAGACTCAGGGAACCAGAGGAGTACTGCAAATCAACATGAAGCGCTGGCTTCTGCTTTTGCTGTGAGTGCTAAAATcctttgtttttggttgttgttgttagtttgttttggttttgtttgtatgtttgtttgtttttgagacagagccttgttctgtcacccaggctggaaagcagtggtgcaacctctcactgcaacctccacctcccaggcttaagcgatcctcctgcctcagcctcccaagcagctgggattaaaggcatgcaccaccacgcccagctaattttttgtatttttagtagagatagggttttgccatgttggcctggcctcaagtgatccgcttacctcagcctcccaatatgctgggattataagcagagccattgcacctggcctttttgtttttaacccaGGGGTTTTGTTTCTTCCACCAGCATCCATCAAACAATAACAGGCTAGCTTGGTAGCTTGCAAGTAGGATAAAATCCAGACCCTTAATAGTCCTTAACAGTTTGAGAGATGAAGATGAGATAATGACAGACACCATTTCTCTGGAAGGTAAAGGACAAGGGCTCCCACACGACAGGACTAAGAGATAATAGAAGACATCCTGGAATCCAGTAGCAAGTGCTTGCACCCAAACTCGTGGGAGGTAAGGGAACCCCAGCGTGTTATCTGCTTGTATTAGTTCTCTATTGTTGCATAGAAAATTACTATAAGtgtagtggcttaaagcaacacatattttattatttcacagtttctatAATTCAGAAGTTTGGACACAGTATAACTAGATtttctgctcagggtctcaccagGCCGAAATCCAAGTATCATCCAGGGATATGGTTCTTATCTGGAGTCCAGGACCTAACAACACATTCCAACAACCCTGAATCACTGAATCCTGCCAACTGCTATGTGACTGAGATTGGAAGCAGATTCTTTCCCAGTTGAGCCATGAAAGAACTATGTCCTAACCAACAACTTGATTACAATCTGGGAGAGACACTGAACCAAAGGACCCAGCTAAAACCCACTCAGATTCTGaccaacagaaaataataaattttactttttcaagtCATTAAGATTTGAGAAATTGGTTACACAGCAATACATAACTGTATTAGCAGAAAGCACCAAGAATTACAGGA
Coding sequences within:
- the PATE2 gene encoding prostate and testis expressed protein 2 encodes the protein MLVLFLLSTIFLLCPYWGELHDRVEATEIMCYKCKKYHLGLCYDVMTSCSLKPKQSCAVENFYVLTVTGQSLYHYSKLSCMTNCEDINFLGFSKRAELICCNHSNYCNLPEGV